The genomic region ATCGAGCGGCCCAATTTCCATTTCATTTTGCACATAGAACCCTAGGCGTAGGGTATTGGCATCGGCAAAATCTTTGATAGGAAATATAGAGTCTGCCCCAGTGCCGAAAATATTGGTGGTCTCTCCAGTCATTAAGTTGGTTTGGGTGCGATCTCGCGGACGGGAATTGAAGGTTTGGGACACATCGACCCCATAGGTGAGGCGATGATCAACATTGCCCGTGGCAAAATCGCTGCGAAACTGCACATCGCCGCCGTAGATATTGCTAATGAACTGGTTGTTGCTATCGCGCCGCACCCTAGCCCCCGCAAATCCTGGGCCGACGCCCGTGGGGCGAATTTCTTGGACAATCTCGGTGGTGTTGGCAGCTTGGTAATAGAGTTGTCCCCTAGCGAATTGTAGGAAGGAGTCGCTGTCGGGGTTGTCAAACTCGTAGGTGAGGCTGAGGCGGGTGCGGTCGATGCGGTTTTCGCCGTTGGTGCTGAGGGCGAGGGGATCGACGTTGCCCGGAGCGAGGACGTAGTTGGTGCGGCGGTTGATGTCCTCCAAAATGAGGCTGAGGGTGCTGACCTCATCGGGCACGTAGACGATGTTGCCATAGAGGTTGGTGTCGCCGATGTCGATGCTGTCGGTGAACTCCGGCGGGGCAAAGTTGCTGCGTTCACGGGCATCCCGACGGCTGACCACAAACACGCTTTCTAGGTCGTCATTGCGGAAGGCCAGCCTTGCCGCCGAATCAAACCCGCCCACGGCGCTGGTGTAGAGGCTGCCCACATCTCCGGCAAAGGTATCCTCTGGCCCTAACAAATCGCTGGGCTGCAAGGAACGGAAGGAAATTACTCCGCCTAGGGCATCGCTGCCGTAGAGGGTGGAGGCTGGGCCACGCAGCACTTCCACCGCTTGCAGGGTGGAGAAGTCTACATAGTCGCCCCGGCCCACCCGAAACCCACGCGGCGGTGCCCCCCCAAAGGAAAACTGGTCGGGTAGGCGAATGCCATCAAGTTGAAACAGGATGCGGTTGCCCTCAATGCCGCGAATATTGACGCTTTGGGTGCCGTAGCGCTGGAGTGCGCCACCCGCCGATACCCCTGGCTCGTAGCGCAGCAGGTCGCCTAGACCCTCAATTTGGTAGAACTCCAGGTCGTCCATATCAAACACAGTGACGGTGGCGGGTAGGTCGTCCACCTCGCGGGGGGTGCGGGTTCCGGTGACGGTGATGCGCAGGGTGTCGCCGGGGGTAAATTGCACATCGATGGACTCATCGCCCATACCTTCCCCAGAGTCAGAGTCAGCTTCGTTTTCAGATCCCTCTC from Leptolyngbya sp. BL0902 harbors:
- a CDS encoding TonB-dependent hemoglobin/transferrin/lactoferrin family receptor, with product MTDLEPAETTRQALMPSASEGVPDAPAVAQTGDALREGSENEADSDSGEGMGDESIDVQFTPGDTLRITVTGTRTPREVDDLPATVTVFDMDDLEFYQIEGLGDLLRYEPGVSAGGALQRYGTQSVNIRGIEGNRILFQLDGIRLPDQFSFGGAPPRGFRVGRGDYVDFSTLQAVEVLRGPASTLYGSDALGGVISFRSLQPSDLLGPEDTFAGDVGSLYTSAVGGFDSAARLAFRNDDLESVFVVSRRDARERSNFAPPEFTDSIDIGDTNLYGNIVYVPDEVSTLSLILEDINRRTNYVLAPGNVDPLALSTNGENRIDRTRLSLTYEFDNPDSDSFLQFARGQLYYQAANTTEIVQEIRPTGVGPGFAGARVRRDSNNQFISNIYGGDVQFRSDFATGNVDHRLTYGVDVSQTFNSRPRDRTQTNLMTGETTNIFGTGADSIFPIKDFADANTLRLGFYVQNEMEIGPLDVIAGLRFDHYDLQTIDDGIFRGETVNLTTSALSPRLAVLYEATPEISFYGQYSRGFRAPLYSEITGGFTNLAGAFFKYETLSNPDLQPESSNSFELGVRGNFSQVDIRLTGFYNTYNNFIATEQLIGTRCLIPAPVCPPTQQVSQFQSINIGSARIYGVELGGEYRFSPGTDGFSLLASLAFSQGDDTTDNRPLNTIDPFSAVAGLRYQAPENQWRAELIGTFVGRARVAEDNTNFVPDAYALVDAIGAYNITPNLALSLGLYNLLDTEYYQYSEVRDRPNNEAISQFSQAGRNIRLGVSYRF